A window of the Arachis duranensis cultivar V14167 chromosome 5, aradu.V14167.gnm2.J7QH, whole genome shotgun sequence genome harbors these coding sequences:
- the LOC107489860 gene encoding probable aquaporin TIP-type alpha — protein sequence MATRRYAFGRVDEATHPDSMRATLAEFASTFIFVFAGEGTGLALDRIYKDEAFSAGELLSLALAHAFALFAAVSASMHVSGGHVNPAVTFGALIGGRISVVRAIYYWVAQLLGSIVASLLLRLVTNNMRPGGFHVTSGLGAGHGLILEIVMTFGLMYIVYATAIDPKRGSIGAIAPLAIGLIVGANILVGGPFDGACMNPALAFGPSLVGWRWHYHWIYWVGPLIGAAIAAIMYEYIIIPVEPPHTHQPLAPEDY from the exons ATGGCTACTAGAAGATATGCTTTTGGGAGGGTTGATGAGGCAACACACCCTGATTCCATGAGGGCTACCTTAGCTGAATTTGCATCCACTTTCATCTTTGTCTTTGCTGGAGAAGGCACTGGCCTTGCTCTAG ATAGGATATACAAGGATGAAGCATTCTCAGCTGGAGAACTGTTGTCACTTGCACTTGCACATGCATTTGCACTATTTGCGGCGGTTTCTGCTAGCATGCATGTCTCCGGTGGTCATGTCAACCCGGCGGTGACCTTCGGAGCTCTCATCGGCGGCAGAATCTCCGTCGTCCGTGCCATCTATTACTGGGTTGCTCAACTTCTAGGTTCTATAGTGGCTTCCCTCTTGTTGAGGCTTGTCACCAACAACATG AGACCAGGAGGGTTCCATGTGACATCAGGGCTTGGAGCAGGACATGGGCTTATACTTGAGATAGTGATGACATTTGGGCTTATGTACATAGTATATGCCACTGCTATTGATCCCAAAAGGGGTTCTATTGGAGCCATTGCACCTTTGGCAATTGGGCTCATTGTTGGAGCAAACATCCTTGTTGGAGGCCCATTTGATGGGGCCTGCATGAACCCAGCGCTTGCTTTTGGGCCTTCCTTGGTGGGCTGGAGATGGCACTACCACTGGATCTATTGGGTTGGCCCACTCATTGGAGCAGCCATTGCAGCAATCATGTATGAGTACATTATCATCCCAGTTGAGCCTCCTCATACTCATCAACCGTTGGCTCCTGAAGATTACTAG
- the LOC107489859 gene encoding uncharacterized protein LOC107489859: protein MVVRFNPSCLTLYQHPHHSVCFSKQVSVKSSYGRHMKRGGISRPQIEFPSPLGNGEGLRVFVVSDLHTDYAENLNWVKCLNNVKHNVNDVLLVAGDVAETYDLFVVTMSLLKERFEHVLYVPGNHDLWCRREGQKYVDSVEKLDKLLEACKALGVETQPMVIGELGIIPLFSWYHESFDREKDITGFHIPPLEMACKDFHACKWPHGLSNGDMSLSMYFDAMNDKQLEMMEEVKMKCDHIITFSHFVPRQELCPEKRMLFYPKLPKIIGSDSLEDRIRSIHGAEGRKDASSACHVFGHTHFCWDAVVDGIRYVQAPLAYPRERKRRMNGGENWLPFCIYAENKFSERLNPCFWSDYYSANPRTPHNTELAPWVARFYRQTHPVDL, encoded by the exons ATGGTGGTGAGGTTTAACCCTTCGTGTCTCACACTGTATCAACATCCTCATCACTCTGTTTGTTTCTCCAAACAAGTATCTGTTAAAAGCAGTTATGGGAGACACATGAAAAGAGGTGGAATTTCAAGGCCCCAGATAGAGTTTCCTTCTCCTTTGGGGAACGGTGAGGGTTTGCGTGTGTTTGTTGTGTCTGATTTGCACACTGACTATGCTGAGAACTTGAATTGGGTGAAGTGCCTGAACAATGTGAAGCACAACGTGAATGATGTTCTTCTTGTGGCTGGTGATGTTGCTGAGACATATGACTTGTTTGTTGTGACAATGTCTCTCTTGAAAGAAAGATTTGAACATGTGCTCTATGTGCCTGGAAATCATGACCTTTGGTGCCGTCGCGAGGGACAAAAATAT GTTGATTCTGTTGAAAAGCTGGATAAGTTGCTTGAAGCATGTAAGGCACTTGGAGTTGAAACACAACCAATGGTTATAGGTGAATTAGGAATCATTCCCTTGTTCTCTTGGTACCATGAG AGCTTTGACAGAGAGAAGGATATAACGGGATTTCACATCCCGCCTTTGGAGATG GCATGTAAAGACTTCCATGCGTGTAAGTGGCCACATGGACTTTCAAATGGAGATATGTCCCTTTCAATGTATTTTGATGCCATGAATGATAAGCAACTAGAGATGATGGAGGAGGTTAAGATGAAATGTGATCACATTATTACCTTTTCCCATTTTGTTCCAAG GCAGGAACTGTGTCCAGAGAAGAGGATGTTATTTTATCCTAAGCTTCCAAAAATAATTGGTTCAGACTCTCTTGAAGATAGAATAAGGTCTATTCATGGTGCTGAGGGTAGGAAGGATGCATCATCTGCTTGCCATGTGTTTGGCCATACTCACTTTTGTTGGGATGCTGTTGTTGATGGTATCAG GTATGTGCAAGCACCATTGGCATATCCAAgggagaggaagaggagaatgaATGGAGGTGAAAATTGGCTACCATTTTGCATTTATGCTGAAAACAAATTTTCTGAGAGACTCAATCCTTGCTTTTGGTCTGACTATTATTCTGCCAACCCAAGAACACCTCATAACACTGAACTTGCTCCTTGGGTTGCCAGATTTTACAGGCAAACACACCCTGTAGATCTGTAA